The following nucleotide sequence is from Methylocystis iwaonis.
CATGGCGCGCCATGCTATGCCGTAACGCAGAACGTAGCGCAGGCCGTTGAATAGCTCACGAAGCAAATGCTGACGTTGCGGAGCGCCCTCGTCCATCAGCGTCAGATACGGCGCAACCAGCGACCATTCCTCGTCGCTGACATCAGACGGATACGGTTTGCGAATCGGAGACATCCGATTCCATTAAGATAATCAACTACCAAAGTACATAACACCCTCTAGATTTCGAAGAACAACTTCGTCAACTCTTCGAAGGAGCTATTTCTCGCGGTGAAATAAATCTTTTCGAGTTCGTCACTCGGTCGCTCGTCTCAACCGCACTCCAACGCGAGGGCGGAAATCAAGTTCACGCCGCCGAAAAGCTCGGACTGACACGCAACGCGTTGCGCACGCATCTTGCTCATATGGGCATGATAGCGCCACGCAAGAAATTCCGTGCGCCAACCAACGGAAAAACCCGAGATAAAGATATAAATGTCACGCGGCTGGGTTATCAGAAATTCGGCACTCTTGCGGCTCTGAAAGCGTTAGGTTCTCTCGACGCTAGATTGGCGTCCTTGGGCTTTCACGCGGAATGGCGGGAATTCAATTCCGGGCCCGACATACTCGATGCAATAGGGCGCGGCGAGATTGATTTTGGCGTCACGGGCGAAGCAGCAACCGTGTTCGCCGTCGCTATGGGGGTGTCATTCTTCTATGTAGGATTCGAACCACCGGCGCCCAGCGACGTCGCCATTGTCGTCGCCGATCGAAACATCCGCACCGTCGACGATCTGAGAGGAAAAAAAGTCGCGTTCAGCCGCTGGTCGAATGCGGATTATTTCCTGATGACGGCCCTGAAGAGGAGAGGGCTCTCGCGTGCGGATATTGAACCAATATACATCCCTCCCAGTCTCGATTTGCTCGACGACCTCAAAGGTGGCGCTATCCACGCCTGGGGGATTTGGGAACCCCTCCTCAGCGTGGCGCGGGACAATGACGCTGCGCGTATTCTCCTCGATGGTTCAGAACATGTCGTGAATCGACAATTCTATGTTGCACGCCGCTTATTCGCCGTCGGGCATCCACAAATTATCGAAGCGATTTTTACAGAGATTCGCGCCCTGGGCGCGAGCCGAGCGGCCAGGCAGCCAAACGATCTTAGGGCTATTGCCCGCTGCTTGAACCTCGACCACTCTGTCGCCGAGCGCCATTTGAATCGGCTAGAGTTCCGGCCGCAGCCTCTCGACGATGAGATCATCGAAGAGCAGCAAGCGATTGCTGACGCTTATCTCAGCTCGGGACAATTGCCCGCCCGCGCCGCTATCGCCGATGCGGTGTGGCGCGGCTCGTAGAGCGAGCCGCGGCGCCTCCTTAATATTTCGCCAGCACGGGCGCCGGAGAGGCGCCCCCGAAACGGAACGTCGCGCCGACGCTGGCGAGCCATGGGTCGAGATTGGATTGCACTCGAACATAGATATTCTGGTTAAGCGCGGTGTTGTAGATCGTCGCATAGGCTGTCGGTTGCGCCATGATGCGTTTAAGATCGACGTTTATGCCAATATTGGGCGTGATCATGTAATCGAACCCGATCTGACCGGCCACGCCGACGGACTGGCCGATTTGCAGGTCTCGCACAGAATTGAATCCGGTGAAGCCAAGCGCGGTGACGAGCGGGGTCCAGCCGTTTCCGGGCCCATAAGCGTAAGGCACGGCCCAAGTGACGCCGACGCCGATATAGGGTTGAAACGCGCCGAGATTAGTGAAGTGATATTGCGCGAGCAAGGACACCGGAAGCAGGTTTGTCGAGCCTACGGGGATATTGGCGAGCGGACCTGTCGCCGTCAGCTTATGCCGCGTATATCCCGCGATCGTTTCGACGGCGAAATTCTTGTTGAAATAATAGCTGAGATCGATCTCCGGGATAACCGAGTTCGATACATCCACGCCCGCCCCGAAAATCTTTCCGCCAGGCGCGCCCGACACGATGCCTGTGGCGGCGGGAACAATTCCGTAACGATCGAAAATCGTAAAGGAGCCGTCGGGGATGAGCGCCGTCGCGCGCAAGCGAATTTGGAAGGGTTGATAATCGTCGACGGCGACGACAGGTAGCGGGGGCGCAAGCTTTCTGCTCGGCAGATCCGCTCCCGACGCGACGCTGGATGCGAGAGCGCATACCGCGAACGATAAGAACGCGAGTTCTTTCATGGACGCTTTCCTTGGAGGTCATGGAATGAAGGAATCCGCCTTCATTCCTTGATGTAAAATTGTGGATGCTGGGGAAGCCTTATTCGCCGTTTTCGTAAAACAACTCCAAGGGCAGCCCCACGGATGCCTTGCCGATCCAGTCCCGAGCGATGATGTTGGAGGGTCCCATTCCGATGCCGGCTCGGGCGTCGCGGAAATAGCGCTCCAAGGCGCCCTTCTTGTACCCATATCCGCCAGTGACCGTGAGGGCCGCGCCGGCGGAAAGATTCGCAATCTCCGAAGCGTGAACTTTGAACTCCGTCAGAGCTATCAATAGCTCGGCTTGTGGAGCGTTGGCGCGCCACAGCGCGTCGAGCCGCGCGGCCAGCTCCCGGCGCCAGGGGCCAAGCGACTCGATCTGGACTTTCGCCTTTGCGAGTTCTTGTCTGACTGCTTGATAATCCGCGAGACGCTTGTTGGTGTCCTTATGGATCGAGCTTTTGATGTGCGCGACCGCCGTGTCATAGGCGCCGCGGGCGACGCCCTCCCAAACAGCGCCGAGTCCGATCAGATAGACCGGTGAAACGCCATTGTAGACGATGTCTTTGCCCTGGTTTTCCGCGCCAAGCCGGTCCCGTTGCGGCACTTTCACGCGGTCATATCGAATGGGGCCGGAGTGATTGCCACGCACCCCCAACGCATTCCACGGACCAGGCGTGATTCCAGGCGTCGCGCTATCCACGATGAAGAATGAGATGTCGCATTGGTCACGCGCGCCAGGCGTGCGCGTTTGCGTGATGTAGTAGTCCGCCTTGCCTGCGGAAGTGGTGAATGACTTTTCCGCATTGACGATATAGTCATCGCCATCGCGGGATGCTTCCGAAAAATTATACCACCAGTGGCCGCCCGAGGCGCGTTCGCTCGTGGAATAGGTGCCGAGCAAATGCTTGCCATTTTGCGGCTTCAACCAGCGCAGCTTCTGATCATGCGTGCCGTAGAGATTGAGTGTCTGAGCGGCGCCGACATGCATGACATAAACGAGCCCCGTAGAGGCGTCCCTTTGTCCGATACGGTATGCCGCCTCGGAAAAGGCCAGGTGATCGAATCCCAGTCCGTCATATTCTTCGGGGATCAAAACACGCGTCCAACCTGCGACCGCAAGCGCATCCAGGTTTTCCCGAGGGAAGATGGATTGCTCATCGTTGCGTTCCGCGTTCGCGACCACGACCTTCTCGATGACCTCGTCGAGTTCCGCGAAAGCCTGCTCTTTTTTGTTGTCCGACATCTACTTCACGCCTTCCTAGAGGGTGTTATGTACTTTGGTAGTTGATTATCTTAATGGAATCGGATGTCTCCGATTCGCAAACCGTATCCGTCTGATGTCAGCGACGAGGAATGGTCGCTGGTTGCGCCGTATCTGACGCTGATGGACGAGGGCGCTCCGCAACGTCAGCATTTGCTTCGTGAGCTATTCAACGGCCTGCGCTACGTTCTGCGTTACGGCATAGCATGGCGCGCCATGCCCAACGATCTGCCGCCCTGGTCCGCAGTGTATCAGCAATCGCAGCGCTGGCTGGCGGCGGGCGTGTTCGAAGAGCTTGCGCAGGACCTGCGCGCCTTGTTGCGCGTCGCCTCCGGTCGCGCCGAGGAGCCAACCGCGGCGATCATCGACAGCCGCACGCTGCGTTCGACGCCGGAAAGCGGTCCACGGGCCGGCTATGACGGCGCCAAGCGCAAGCGCGGCTCCAAGCTGCACATGGCGGTCGACACGCTGGGGCACTTGCTGGCGCTGCACGTTACGCCAGCGAATGTCGACGACCGCGCCGAGGTCGGCAAGCTCGCCGCCGCTGTGCAGGACGCCACAGGCGAGAACGTCGAGCTTATTTATGTCGATCAAGGTTATACCGGCGAGAAAGCCACGGAGGCGGCCAAAGCGCAGGGCGTCGAACTCTGCGTGGTCAAACTCTCCGAAGCGAAAAAAGGCTTCGTGCTGTTGCCCAAACGCTGGGTTGTCGAACGATCCTTCGCTTGGGCGACCCGATGCAGGCGGCTGGTCAAAGACTACGAACGCTACGCCGACACACTCGCTGGCCTCCACGTCGTCGCTTTTGCCTGCCTCATGCTCAAACGCGCAGCCGACTTCGTAATACAGAGTGCATAACACCCTCTAGGGAGATATGCGCTTTGCCCGGCATGCTTGCCGGGATCAGGCGGCGGCCCACGCCGCTTCCTTTGCTTCCAAGGCACGCACCAAGGGGATGACGTGCTTGCCAAAAAACTCGACTTCCTCTTGGAAATGCAGAAAGCCAAGGAGAACCAAATCGACGCCGACGGATTTCAGTTCGATTATGCGTCGCGCCACTTCGTCGGGTGCGCCGATGAGATTTGTCCTGAAGCCGTCGTTGTATTGCACCAGATCTTCGAATGATGATTTCGCCCAGTTGCCCTCGCGCTCGGGGGAAGCATTGCCAGCGTTCTGCACTTCGTGGTGGAACGCGCGCACGGCCTCGGGATCAGCGCCAGACAAGATCTCGTCGAGGACCTTGTTCGCCTCTTCCTTCGTCGCCCTTACGATTGCGAAAGCGTTGACGCCGATCTTTACATGGTGGCCGGTCTGAGCGGCCTTGGCGCGGATGTCGTCCACCTGCTTCTTGACGCCGTCGACCGTATTGCCGTTGGTGAAATACCAATCGGACACACGCGACGCCATGTCGCGGGCGGCGCGGGAGCTGCCGCCCTGGAAGACTTCCGGCGGGGATGAAGGTTTGGGTTTCAATGTGTAATTGCGGAAGCGATAAAAGTCCCCCGCGAAGGTGAAATTATCCTCGGACCAGACGCCACGAAGGACTCGGATGAATTCCTCTGAACGGCGATAACGCTCGTCATGATCTAGCCAAGGTTCGCCGATCGCCTGAAACTCACCGCGAAACCATCCTGAAACTATATTCACCGCAAGCCGACCACCGGTAAATTGGCTGATCGACGCCACTTGCTTCGCGATCACCGCGGGATGCCAAGGACCCGGCAAA
It contains:
- a CDS encoding IS5 family transposase, whose product is MSPIRKPYPSDVSDEEWSLVAPYLTLMDEGAPQRQHLLRELFNGLRYVLRYGIAWRAMPNDLPPWSAVYQQSQRWLAAGVFEELAQDLRALLRVASGRAEEPTAAIIDSRTLRSTPESGPRAGYDGAKRKRGSKLHMAVDTLGHLLALHVTPANVDDRAEVGKLAAAVQDATGENVELIYVDQGYTGEKATEAAKAQGVELCVVKLSEAKKGFVLLPKRWVVERSFAWATRCRRLVKDYERYADTLAGLHVVAFACLMLKRAADFVIQSA
- a CDS encoding acyl-CoA dehydrogenase family protein translates to MSDNKKEQAFAELDEVIEKVVVANAERNDEQSIFPRENLDALAVAGWTRVLIPEEYDGLGFDHLAFSEAAYRIGQRDASTGLVYVMHVGAAQTLNLYGTHDQKLRWLKPQNGKHLLGTYSTSERASGGHWWYNFSEASRDGDDYIVNAEKSFTTSAGKADYYITQTRTPGARDQCDISFFIVDSATPGITPGPWNALGVRGNHSGPIRYDRVKVPQRDRLGAENQGKDIVYNGVSPVYLIGLGAVWEGVARGAYDTAVAHIKSSIHKDTNKRLADYQAVRQELAKAKVQIESLGPWRRELAARLDALWRANAPQAELLIALTEFKVHASEIANLSAGAALTVTGGYGYKKGALERYFRDARAGIGMGPSNIIARDWIGKASVGLPLELFYENGE
- the sfnG gene encoding dimethylsulfone monooxygenase SfnG, with the translated sequence MTGASSPSSQQDTQPIKFAYWVPNVSGGLVISKIEQRTSWDIDYNRKLAQIAEASGFEYALTQIRFTAGYGAEYQHESVSFSHALLAATEKLNVIAAILPGPWHPAVIAKQVASISQFTGGRLAVNIVSGWFRGEFQAIGEPWLDHDERYRRSEEFIRVLRGVWSEDNFTFAGDFYRFRNYTLKPKPSSPPEVFQGGSSRAARDMASRVSDWYFTNGNTVDGVKKQVDDIRAKAAQTGHHVKIGVNAFAIVRATKEEANKVLDEILSGADPEAVRAFHHEVQNAGNASPEREGNWAKSSFEDLVQYNDGFRTNLIGAPDEVARRIIELKSVGVDLVLLGFLHFQEEVEFFGKHVIPLVRALEAKEAAWAAA
- a CDS encoding OmpW/AlkL family protein, whose protein sequence is MKELAFLSFAVCALASSVASGADLPSRKLAPPLPVVAVDDYQPFQIRLRATALIPDGSFTIFDRYGIVPAATGIVSGAPGGKIFGAGVDVSNSVIPEIDLSYYFNKNFAVETIAGYTRHKLTATGPLANIPVGSTNLLPVSLLAQYHFTNLGAFQPYIGVGVTWAVPYAYGPGNGWTPLVTALGFTGFNSVRDLQIGQSVGVAGQIGFDYMITPNIGINVDLKRIMAQPTAYATIYNTALNQNIYVRVQSNLDPWLASVGATFRFGGASPAPVLAKY
- a CDS encoding ABC transporter substrate-binding protein gives rise to the protein MRTHLAHMGMIAPRKKFRAPTNGKTRDKDINVTRLGYQKFGTLAALKALGSLDARLASLGFHAEWREFNSGPDILDAIGRGEIDFGVTGEAATVFAVAMGVSFFYVGFEPPAPSDVAIVVADRNIRTVDDLRGKKVAFSRWSNADYFLMTALKRRGLSRADIEPIYIPPSLDLLDDLKGGAIHAWGIWEPLLSVARDNDAARILLDGSEHVVNRQFYVARRLFAVGHPQIIEAIFTEIRALGASRAARQPNDLRAIARCLNLDHSVAERHLNRLEFRPQPLDDEIIEEQQAIADAYLSSGQLPARAAIADAVWRGS